One Citrobacter amalonaticus genomic window carries:
- the wcaE gene encoding colanic acid biosynthesis glycosyltransferase WcaE, producing the protein MLLSIITVAFRNLDGIAKTHASLAHLAKANDISFEWIVVDGGSNDGTQEFLENLCGNYQLRFVSEPDNGIYDAMNKGIEMARGKFALFLNSGDIFHPDVAHVVRQLQTQKDDVMITGDALLDFGDGHKTKRSAKPGWYIYHSLPASHQAIFFPLAGLKIWHYDLQYKVSSDYALAARLYKEGYDFKKLDGLVSEFSMGGVSTTNNLELCEDAKKVQRQILRVPGFWAELSKLLRLRTTGKTKALYNKV; encoded by the coding sequence ATGCTGCTCAGTATTATCACCGTCGCGTTTCGCAATCTGGACGGCATCGCCAAAACCCATGCGTCTCTGGCGCATCTGGCAAAGGCGAACGACATCAGCTTTGAGTGGATCGTGGTGGATGGCGGCTCAAATGACGGTACGCAAGAATTTCTGGAAAACCTCTGCGGTAACTATCAGTTACGCTTTGTCAGTGAGCCGGACAACGGCATCTATGATGCGATGAACAAGGGCATTGAAATGGCGCGTGGCAAGTTCGCGCTGTTTCTCAACTCCGGCGATATTTTCCATCCAGATGTCGCCCACGTTGTGCGTCAGTTACAGACACAAAAAGATGACGTGATGATTACCGGTGATGCGCTGCTCGATTTTGGCGATGGCCATAAAACAAAACGTAGCGCGAAACCCGGCTGGTATATCTACCACAGTCTGCCGGCAAGCCATCAGGCCATCTTTTTCCCACTGGCGGGACTAAAAATCTGGCACTACGACCTGCAATATAAAGTGTCATCCGATTATGCGCTGGCCGCCAGATTGTATAAAGAAGGCTATGACTTTAAAAAACTGGACGGTCTGGTGTCTGAATTTTCAATGGGTGGCGTGTCAACGACGAATAATCTGGAATTATGCGAAGACGCCAAAAAAGTGCAGCGTCAGATATTACGCGTGCCGGGTTTTTGGGCTGAATTATCGAAGCTATTACGCTTACGTACAACGGGTAAAACGAAAGCCTTATATAACAAAGTCTGA